In Brachypodium distachyon strain Bd21 chromosome 5, Brachypodium_distachyon_v3.0, whole genome shotgun sequence, the genomic window CAATGTCTAACTACTGATTTCTACGGCTAACAGCACTTGAAATCCAGTGGTTGAATTAATCCGCTTGTGTTTACAGGTAAATGAATATCCTTGTGGTGTAGGTTTGTCTCCACACATAGACACACACTCGGCATTTGAAGAAATGATTCTTAGCCTTTCTTTAGCTGGATCTTGCATTATGGAGTTCAGACAATATCCTAAAGGCAGTTGGCGTGCTCCTCCAAGTATAGGCAATGGGACTGATGAAGTTAGCATCCAAGATCCGCAGTGCATAAGAAAAGCTATATTTCTACCTCCTCGGTCGATGTTACTTATGTCTGGAGAAGGCCGATATGCTTGGCATCACTATATACCACACCATAAGGTATTTGACATTCTAGTCTATATTTTGCTCTTCCTCTAAACATAGCATTTCACGTACAATAATATGAATGCTAACTAGTAATTTTGTAAATGTCAAATACTTAACATGCCTTGTTCCTGCTCAAACCATAGCATTTCACGTGCAATAATTCGATTGTTAAGTACGTAAATTAAGTAGTAACTGCAGTTTATTTGGCACAATCACCTTAATGTAAATTTTTGCCAACTCTTATATTTAGTATCCAACTAATGCGACATAGTATAATAGTTCTAATGTGGTCCTATTCTTGCAGATTGATGATGTGGCTGGACAAGTCATTAAAAGAAATTCACGTCGTGTTTCCTTCACTTTTCGAAAGGTCAGCTCTCAATTAGACATTCTTTTCGCTGAACAGTTCCCAATAAAAAATTGCATGCTAATGTTCATTTTTTAAGTTTTTGGGTTTGTTATTATCCTCCTCGCTTTACTCATAACAGTGCCATGTTTTATTCATTCCCTCAAATTTCAGGTGAGAATGGATCTTTGTGACTGTGAATACAGGCAATTTTGTGATTCTCAGAGCAAGTAAGATATCAAGATGGGCTCACGGTTTAGATCTTGAGCATTCACTATCACAGGCTGGTGTCTGATGACGATGTTTGATTCTACAGTCTGACCAACCAAAGAAACCCAGTTGAAGCGTTAGATATTTAAGGCTTTGAGCAAACCAATGGATAGAGTGTCACTGTACTGAATCATCTGTCGGCAACTTCTATATCTTGTAGCTGACTAATTTTGACACTGAAATTCTGAAATGTAGTATGTAGATTGCCATCCTGATGCCCGACTTATTtaattgagattttttttgtttcatttgtatGGCACAGTGCTCTCCATTTGATCCTCAAATTATCGATGTCATACTTTCACTCCTGGGATCTATACTGATGTTTCATTTGAACTGAGTGCTTATGTGTAACTCTGAGTTTCAGTGTTTGTTAATGATAGAGTTTAGTAAAGGTGCTACTAGTTCTCCACTTCGGGGTGTTCATTGAGGCTCTAGTTATTTCGTCCCTTGATCTTAGTGAAATATTCTATTAGGAAGTATAAAAACAGAACCTCTGCTTACATGCATATCTAGAATGTACAAGAGACATTTACATAATTCTGTTGGCTGTATAACCGTGTAATAGCTTTCTTTAATTTGAGATTTACATGGATGTTTACATTCTCTCTTACAAGAAACAAGTCTGAAGAAAAAATGATGTATACTTCACTCACAGTGGCATACTCACATGTCAGGTCCCAGAATTAACGCCGTTGAAGCTCGATGATGCTACACTGTTTGTGACATGGATAACTTGTTGTTCACAGATTCACTACTCACTGTAAAGTTGCAGCTGATTACGCATTCATGGTCTCAATCTCAACCTTTTGTTTCATTTCTAATCGATGCGTATATGTTGTTGTCTTGCTGCATATGTTCAACTTTTGACCGTCGCTGCATCGCCTGCAGGCAGAGGGTCTTTCCATGTTTCACCCAGTCAAAAATCCAAAGGAACTGGACCAATTTTGAGAGAAGGTAAATCAGGCTATAGCTGCAGATAACAGGAGCTCTAATCTCCAGGTATCAACAAATCTGCAGTCTGTTTCTTCGTGCCAGGACTTACAAATCGGTAGATGATTTCATCAACCCACATCCCGCATCGAGAACATTTCCTCCAATGCTGCACCCTGGACTTTGATCCAACTAGAACCCACATCTTTCCTCAACCCCCTTACCCTCATCTCCCTTCTAAGACTATCAGCACTACTCCAGTTACCTTCAGCAGCAAATAGCTGCGACAGCAAAACATTGTAGCCTGCATGAGCATGACCATACTGCTTCTCAATATTGAGCAATTTGTCAGTCACAAATGCTGTCAACTCCTGCTTGCCCTGAGCTTTGCAGGATGCAAGAAGCGACCCCCAAATGGCGATGAAGTTTCCATCCTCACCCAGGCTTTCCACAAAGTCATATGCTTCCTCCACCCTCCCTGCTTTAGCCAACAAGTCCACAATACAGCAGTGGTGCTGAGGAGTAGCTGAAAGCCCAAATGTTTCCATTGATCTGTACAAAGAAAGACCTTCGTCGACCAGTCCTGAGTAATTACATGCTGAAATGGCCGCCAAGAAGGTCACAGCGTCAGGCTTTAATCCATTGTCTTGCATTGAGTAGAAGAGGAACAGTGCTCTATCACCGAAACCATGCTGACCAAGACCAGAAATCATTGTAGTATAGGTGACAGTGCTCTTCTCAGTCATTCTATCGAAGACATTTTCTGCAGCAGTAATCTCCCCACACTTTGAGTACATGTCAACAAGGGCTGTACCTACGAAGATATTGGTGTCCAAGGAATGTCGCAGAGCAAAACTATGGATCTGCTTCCCTGCTTGCACACCCTCTCCAACAGGTTCACACGCTGGAAGCACTGACGCAAGTGTCACTGAAGTGGGTTCCACACCTGCCTCAACCATTGCCCGGAATGCTAAGACCGCCTGTTCAGGCTGGCCACTCTGTGTGTAACCTGCTATCATGGCATTCCAAGTGACTTCATCTCTGTCATTCCCATAGCCATCAAACACTCTCTGAGCCATGTCTATATGGCCAGACTTGGAGTACATGTTTATTAGATAGCTCTCCAAGCCCTCGCCCTCAATGCCATGCCTGATGAGATAACCATGTGATTGTTTACCAATCTGAAGGTCTCCTGTATTTGATGCTGCAGACAATACTGCAGTCAACGTCACTGCATCAGCCACGAAACCTGATTTGTGCATCTGGTAAACGAGCAACAGGCCCTCGAAGTCAAAATCATTTTGCACAAAAGCAGTGACCATGGTGTTCCAAGAAACAATGTCCTTCTCTGGCAACTGATCAAAGAGGTCAAAGGCAGCGTGGACATTGCCGCATCTCGAGTACATCACAACAAGTGCATTGCCTAGTATCACAGGGAGTGTGCTACGCATTCCTTTCATCAAGTAGCCATGCAGTTGCTGACCAAGCTTGCCATCCTGTGACTGCGAGGCCGCTGTGATGGCTGACAAGAAAGTCACAACATCCAATGGAACCCCTTTAGACCCCATTATCTGGATAAATAGATCCATGGCTTCAGAAAACTGCCCATTCTGCACGTACCCAGTGATCATCGTGTTCCAAACCTCAATGTTCTTCTTGGCAGCATGGTCAAACACCATCCGAGCTGACTGCACATCGCCAATCTCAGAGAACATGGCAATCGCAGAGCTGACAACAAAGAGATCACTAACATACTCCACGCCATGCTTTATAAGCATGCCATACAGAAAGAATGGCCAGCTGGGATCGtcgcttgctgctgctgggaaGACGTTTACGAAGCTGACGGGTGTTGGCCTGATGCCATCCTCCAGCATGCGCATGAACATCTCCAGGGCTTCATAGGGACGCCCGGTCTTGACGTACCAACCGACCAGGGTGTTCCAGGAAACCACATTCCTCTTAGGCGTTGCGTCGAACAACCTGCGGACGACATCGACGCCACCATGGCGGTACCGCGCGCAGGAAGCGTAGAGGTTGAGCAGAGAGTTGCGGAGCACGGCGGTGTCCGGGAGCGagcgggcgcggcggaggaggtgcgCGTGGACCGACCTTCCAAGGCgcaggcggcgggagcgggcgCAGGCGGTGAGCGCGCAGGAGTAGGTGTAGTGGTCGGAGCGGGGCGGGGGCCGCGCGGCGTGGTTGAGGACCCCGTAGAGGCCGAGCGCGTGGTCCGGGAGCGCGCCGGCGACGTAGGCGATGAGGAGCACGTTGCAGAGCAGCGTCGGGGGCGGGCGCGGCAGCGCgtccagcagcagccgccgcgcgTGCTCGAGCCGCCCCTGCTTGCACAGCTTCTTCACCTGCGTTGCCGCCAGCTGCGTCCTGCTcttgcctccgccgccgccggcagtgGCAGCTTTGGTGGGAGCTGGAGGTGGCGAGGCGGCGCATTGAGGAGGAGCCATGAGATGGCGTTCTGCGGCTGTCTCCCGGTGGCTCCTCCAGTCCTCCTAGCAGCTCTTGCTCTGTCTCCTCATCCCGTGTGAGCTGTGCCAGCGGCGGACGCGGGCCCAGCTTTTCAATATTACGTGGAGTAAACACTGTATTCTTTTAGATAGGTTAACTACACTGCGACTTTATTTTTAACTTTTTAATAATTTCTACTAATAAAAGAGGATTTTAAAACCCCACCCAATCACCCGGTTGTCAGGTTGCTCAATGCCCCGGCACGAGCACCAGATCGAAGGACATAACCGCGATCAGGAGGATGACGAGGCTGACAACCAGTCTTCTGATTCGAGAAACTTGCTCACACTCCTCTTGTCGAcaatctgaagcgatcccttttcaccaagggttcgatttctgtgcttactgtgctagttcttggatcgactcactagcacacacagtttcatgataaaatatacagaagcaaaggtcaaagtactttattacatcgcatcattcAGAATTTAACAGTatttacaacctcgcatgacctttGGGGctagcataaaacaaatactgtttcaacatcataaaacaatatttcaaaatactgcgGCGGAAAAGGATAAAACATAAGgaccacactactccaaggtgagagcatgttggaatgtaagcacacgacccatgacaaaacgacgaacctcactcatcgtcggatccacctgtattgttaattgcagctactacgtggtcaatacatttgaaggtattggcaagctcactagagttataaaggacctaccaagtacatgcatagtttggctaggtggggtttggctaatttgtataaaagcatcattattcaaatcatatcatttttagacaaatagttttgaattctattggacacggggtagaaacacccatgctcctattaacctagccacattgagtagaagcatcaatgctcctacccagttcaaaccattcattttattaggaaatttgaatgagtgaggctttccttacagctccgatgtctagttgctcataattgtccgtaaccggggacacggctaagtacttagtttgacactctcgagaggtggtacactttacccacaagaaatcgacgtgttaatcccttgctgtcctcagggtagagtagcaacggcatcgacaacaggaattttcagaacataatcccccagaccacttgagggacgcgttccaacctacactgctacataccgatgtcacctcggatccaggttcatatttcttacatccatcctgacagagcccataataccatgtggttctactggaagctactaaacaggaaactagtctagtctctggttatcccgggtggcatcccacattgtgacgcaggcgctccccgaatcacacggggagacgaccagggaccctcccgaatcacacggagagacgactcagcgggccccatagaaatggacctaacgtcactacatccgaaaactcaaagcagcccacccaggacggttcattgaattacttgttttgccatacactaggaaaatcatattgtaattcaatagtatcacattgtaataataccatcctcgtatattatcatagcatagcattttactactacgatggcgattggtggtaaggtcatgacaaagggtatcctatactactagggcagatcatagctagcatagatacagtaataatcctaacaatgcaactaataaaatctagtgcataataaaataatgggatgatggtcaaagtgaacttgcttCGATAGTaattggtattcaaacactcttcgcaatcacactgTTCGCTCTCCGataaaactatacaatcaagcaaacatacacatacataaacacaccatacaaacaaagaatatgtatgccatgatgcaatgcaaatcatgtgacatgagttttggttaattttatttgggtgatctactgatccaaagcattgataattaagcacatgcgattagggtttttaaacaaaagcaaaagctagggtttaaaacctaaaatgaggttttatttgcatctgcaaaacaatttaattcaaaaaatttatttctctgccccattgaacagagcacaataaaacaaatttttgggctctggtttcattcaaaaagggcctctaaataattagttataaTTTAAacggcataaaaccctaatctgtaatttgaatgtgattcaaatattcaaatttaaaattggacagtgccaaaatattctaaatttcctaaggattccaaaaaggtgtggattactaaatttggccaaacagatttaaagttatgatcatttgaagttacaggggcctatctgcaaaagtgccttttattaattccgggggattaaaatcacatttctattttataaaaccgggtgccacatggcgcattattattggacggtaccggttcggttcaTAAATAAATccgagccgttagatctaacttataaagatcggacgctccacagtgcgtaccggttcgttttataagtgatctaatcctagccatcgatctagatcggacggacgaggggagttctagggttttaccgggcggcccgggctgccggagttggaggagacggcggcgcgggcacgggcatggcggcgcggggtgctccggcatcgcaggcggctcggggaagtcacggggaggcgcggcgcggcacggcggagacaggggcgcggtcggcggcgctcggggacggcgcggtcggcgcctaggacgaagacgggcggcggcgcgggcacggctccggcgaaggattccggcggcctggcgtcgtgcgagcgagggcaaacggggggggggggggggaaggagagggggtcgcggggatTATAAAGACGTGCTCGGgcgtgaaaatggaaggccggaggaggagattgcagcggtgggcgcgcggggacggcggccggaaatcgcggcggcggcgcgagggtttccttccggggaagaagcccctgacaggggggccccacctgtcagcgggtgcgggcgcgcgcgggcggccgggctgg contains:
- the LOC100832407 gene encoding pentatricopeptide repeat-containing protein At3g22150, chloroplastic produces the protein MAPPQCAASPPPAPTKAATAGGGGGKSRTQLAATQVKKLCKQGRLEHARRLLLDALPRPPPTLLCNVLLIAYVAGALPDHALGLYGVLNHAARPPPRSDHYTYSCALTACARSRRLRLGRSVHAHLLRRARSLPDTAVLRNSLLNLYASCARYRHGGVDVVRRLFDATPKRNVVSWNTLVGWYVKTGRPYEALEMFMRMLEDGIRPTPVSFVNVFPAAASDDPSWPFFLYGMLIKHGVEYVSDLFVVSSAIAMFSEIGDVQSARMVFDHAAKKNIEVWNTMITGYVQNGQFSEAMDLFIQIMGSKGVPLDVVTFLSAITAASQSQDGKLGQQLHGYLMKGMRSTLPVILGNALVVMYSRCGNVHAAFDLFDQLPEKDIVSWNTMVTAFVQNDFDFEGLLLVYQMHKSGFVADAVTLTAVLSAASNTGDLQIGKQSHGYLIRHGIEGEGLESYLINMYSKSGHIDMAQRVFDGYGNDRDEVTWNAMIAGYTQSGQPEQAVLAFRAMVEAGVEPTSVTLASVLPACEPVGEGVQAGKQIHSFALRHSLDTNIFVGTALVDMYSKCGEITAAENVFDRMTEKSTVTYTTMISGLGQHGFGDRALFLFYSMQDNGLKPDAVTFLAAISACNYSGLVDEGLSLYRSMETFGLSATPQHHCCIVDLLAKAGRVEEAYDFVESLGEDGNFIAIWGSLLASCKAQGKQELTAFVTDKLLNIEKQYGHAHAGYNVLLSQLFAAEGNWSSADSLRREMRVRGLRKDVGSSWIKVQGAALEEMFSMRDVG